From Musa acuminata AAA Group cultivar baxijiao chromosome BXJ3-8, Cavendish_Baxijiao_AAA, whole genome shotgun sequence, one genomic window encodes:
- the LOC135645918 gene encoding pleiotropic drug resistance protein 2-like isoform X2: protein MVSSSRRSWGKAFRDPKDVFRRSGGEEGEDEENLKWAALEKLPTYDRMRKGILRQVVEDGRVVCDEVDVHRLAPRDRKLLLDRLFKVAEEDNERFLERLRHRIDRVGLELPKIEVRYENLSVEADVSVGSRALPTLWNSTLNILEGIIGLLNLSPSKKRTIKILNDVSGILKPARMTLLLGPPASGKTTLLLALAGKLAKNLREFGKITYCGHELSEFVPQRTCAYISQLDLHNGEMTVRETLDFSGRCLGVGTRYEMLSELSRRERDAGIKPDPEIDVFMKATAMEGQKTSVATDYILKALGLDICADILVGDEMRRGISGGQKKRLTTGEMLAGPARALFMDEISTGLDSSTTFQIVKFIRQMVHVMDGTVLISLLQPAPETFELFDDIILLSEGQILYQGPRENVLEFFESVGFKCPKRKGITDFLQEVTSKKDQEQYWSNKNQYHYISVSEFVQLFKSFHVGKQLSEELSVPYDKSRAHPAALTTEKYGISNWELLKACLSREWLLMKRNSFIYAFKTFQITVLSFIAMTVFLRTKMPHETIPDGNKFYGALFYSLINVMFNGMAELSMTIYKLPVFYKQRDFLFYPPWAFGLSYWLLKIPLSLLDTGIWIFLTYYAIGFAPATGRFFSQFLVLLLVHQVALALFRFIAATGRTMVIANTFGTFSVLLVFVLGGFVMSKDDIKPWWKWGFWSSPLMYGQNAIAINEFLDPRWGAPNNDANIDAATVGTAILKSRGMFVNGYWYWVSIGALIGFVILFNILFILSLTFLNPIGSSQSMIVDEELESKKRKNSSGGDQRFELIESDRRSTAPDIPAAARRNSSESFNSSVCPARRGMVLPFQPLSLAFNHVNYYVDMPAEMKNQGIQEDRLQLLSDVSGAFRPGVLTALVGVSGAGKTTLMDVLAGRKTGGYISGSISISGYPKKQETFDRISGYCEQNDIHSPYVTVYESLVYSAWLRLDSEIDKKTQQMFVEEVMELVELDTLRDSLVGLPGVDGLSIEQRKRLTIAVELVANPSIIFMDEPTSGLDARTAAIVMRTVRNTVDTGRTVVCTIHQPSIDIFEAFDELLLMKTGGQIIYAGPLGRYSHKLIEYFEAIPGIPKITEGYNPATWMLEISSPSVESSVNLDFVEVYACSPLYQKNQELIKELSIPAPDSKDLYFPTKYSQRFSIQCKACFWKQYWSYWRNPEYNAIRFFMTIVIGLIFGSVFWQKGGKMSKQEDILEILGAIYAAVFFLGATNAIIVQPIVAVERTVFYRERAAGMYSALAYAFAQVSIELIYIPPLGLLYSLLLFPMIGFSWRADAFLWFFFFIVICFVYFVLYGMMVIALTPNHHIASILSSFFYNFWNLFAGFVIARPLIPVWWRWYYWGDPVSWTIYGIVSSQLGTKDDLVAIPGAGSLTVKQFLKDNLGFEHSFVGCVALAHLGFVLLFFLIFGYSIKYLNFQKK from the exons ATGGTCAGTAGCAGCCGACGGAGCTGGGGGAAAGCATTCCGGGACCCGAAGGACGTGTTCCGGCGGAGCGGGGGCGAGGAAGGGGAAGACGAGGAGAACCTCAAGTGGGCGGCGCTGGAGAAGTTGCCCACCTACGACCGCATGCGGAAGGGCATCCTCCGGCAGGTGGTGGAGGACGGCCGCGTCGTCTGCGACGAGGTCGACGTCCACCGGCTCGCCCCTCGGGACCGCAAGCTGCTGCTTGACCGCCTCTTCAAGGTGGCCGAGGAGGACAACGAGCGGTTCCTCGAGCGCCTCCGACACCGAATCGACCG GGTGGGGCTGGAACTTCCAAAGATCGAGGTCCGGTATGAGAATCTCTCGGTCGAGGCAGATGTTTCTGTGGGAAGCAGAGCACTTCCCACCTTGTGGAACTCCACTCTGAACATCTTAGAG GGAATTATTGGTCttctaaatctttctccatccaaGAAAAGGACCATAAAAATTCTGAATGATGTCAGCGGGATACTAAAACCAGCAAG GATGACATTGCTTCTTGGACCTCCAGCCTCGGGGAAAACAACACTCTTGCTTGCTCTGGCTGGGAAACTTGCTAAAAATCTGAGG GAATTTGGTAAAATCACATATTGTGGCCATGAGCTTTCAGAATTTGTTCCCCAACGAACTTGTGCATACATTAGTCAGTTGGACCTTCACAATGGTGAGATGACAGTACGAGAAACCTTGGATTTCTCAGGACGGTGTTTGGGCGTGGGAACAAGGTATGAGATGTTGTCAGAATTGTCAAGACGAGAGAGGGATGCAGGAATTAAACCAGACCCCGAGATCGATGTGTTCATGAAGGCTACTGCAATGGAAGGGCAGAAAACCAGTGTAGCAACAGATTACATTCTCAAG GCACTTGGATTGGATATCTGTGCAGACATCCTTGTTGGTGATGAGATGAGAAGAGGCATTTCTGGGGGACAAAAGAAACGGTTGACAACTG GAGAGATGTTGGCTGGGCCTGCGAGAGCACTCTTCATGGATGAAATATCAACTGGACTCGACAGTTCTACCACCTTTCAAATAGTTAAATTTATTAGACAGATGGTTCATGTCATGGATGGGACGGTGCTGATTTCTCTTCTTCAACCTGCACCAGAGACATTTGAACTTTTTGATGACATTATTCTATTGTCTGAGGGACAAATACTCTATCAAGGTCCTCGAGAGAATGTCCTTGAGTTCTTTGAGTCCGTTGGTTTCAAGTGTCCCAAAAGAAAAGGAATCACAGACTTTCTTCAAGAGGTAACTTCAAAAAAGGATCAAGAACAGTACTGGTCTAACAAAAACCAATACCATTATATTTCGGTCTCCGAGTTTGTGCAGCTTTTCAAGTCCTTTCATGTTGGGAAACAGCTCTCAGAGGAGCTTAGTGTTCCTTATGATAAATCTAGAGCCCATCCTGCTGCACTGACCACAGAGAAATATGGCATTTCTAACTGGGAACTTCTCAAGGCATGTTTATCAAGGGAGTGGTTGCTAATGAAGCGCAACTCTTTCATCTATGCTTTTAAGACTTTCCAGATAACTGTACTTTCATTTATAGCCATGACCGTGTTTCTGAGAACAAAAATGCCCCACGAGACAATTCCTGATGGTAACAAGTTCTACGGTGCACTGTTTTACAGTTTGATAAACGTGATGTTTAATGGTATGGCAGAACTGTCAATGACTATTTACAAGCTCCCGGTGTTCTATAAACAGAGAGATTTCTTGTTTTACCCTCCTTGGGCTTTTGGCCTGTCATATTGGCTCCTCAAGATTCCCCTTTCTTTACTGGACACTGGAATATGGATTTTTCTTACTTATTATGCGATTGGTTTTGCTCCTGCTACAGGCCG GTTCTTCAGCCAGTTCCTGGTACTTCTCCTAGTACATCAAGTGGCCCTTGCTCTATTCCGCTTCATCGCTGCAACTGGAAGAACAATGGTTATAGCTAATACATTTGGAACGTTTTCTGTGCTTCTTGTTTTTGTTCTAGGAGGATTTGTCATGTCTAAAG ATGACATCAAACCATGGTGGAAATGGGGCTTCTGGAGTTCCCCATTGATGTATGGGCAAAATGCTATAGCCATTAATGAGTTCCTTGATCCAAGATGGGGCGCC CCAAACAATGATGCCAACATAGATGCAGCAACTGTAGGAACTGCTATTTTAAAATCTAGAGGAATGTTTGTCAATGGATATTGGTATTGGGTCTCTATTGGTGCCCTCATAGGCTTTGTTATTCTGTTCAATATATTGTTTATCCTTTCACTAACTTTCTTGAACC CTATTGGAAGTTCTCAAAGTATGATTGTTGATGAGGAACTGGAAAGtaagaaaagaaagaactcaTCAGGTGGAGATCAGAGGTTTGAATTGATAGAAAGTGACAGGAGGTCTACTGCACCTGATATACCCG CAGCAGCCAGGAGGAACAGCTCTGAGAGTTTTAATTCTTCAGTGTGTCCAGCTAGGAGGGGAATGGTTCTGCCTTTCCAGCCTCTCTCTCTTGCTTTCAATCATGTGAACTACTATGTTGACATGCCTGCT GAAATGAAGAACCAAGGAATCCAAGAAGATCGTCTCCAATTGCTATCTGATGTAAGTGGTGCATTTAGGCCAGGTGTGCTGACAGCACTAGTTGGAGTTAGCGGTGCAGGAAAGACTACATTGATGGATGTCCTGGCAGGGAGAAAAACTGGTGGTTATATTTCAGGGAGCATCAGCATTTCTGGTTATCCTAAAAAGCAAGAGACTTTTGATAGGATAAGTGGTTACTGTGAACAAAATGACATTCACTCACCATATGTGACTGTCTATGAATCACTCGTTTACTCTGCTTGGCTCCGTCTTGATTCAGAAATAGACAAGAAAACACAACAG ATGTTTGTGGAGGAGGTTATGGAGCTGGTAGAACTTGATACACTGAGAGATTCTTTGGTTGGCCTTCCGGGGGTTGATGGCTTATCAATAGAACAAAGAAAGCGACTCACGATTGCCGTTGAACTGGTTGCAAACCCATCCATCATCTTTATGGATGAGCCAACGTCAGGCCTTGATGCTAGAACTGCAGCGATAGTTATGCGAACAGTGAGAAATACAGTGGATACAGGCCGAACTGTTGTTTGCACAATCCACCAACCAAGCATAGATATTTTTGAAGCTTTTGATGAG CTACTTCTGATGAAGACAGGAGGTCAAATTATATATGCTGGACCCCTTGGTCGTTACTCTCACAAACTTATAGAATACTTTGAA GCGATTCCAGGGATACCCAAGATTACTGAAGGTTATAACCCTGCAACATGGATGCTGGAGATAAGCTCTCCTTCAGTTGAGTCTAGCGTGAATCTGGATTTTGTTGAAGTTTATGCTTGTTCCCCTCTTTATCA AAAAAATCAAGAACTTATCAAGGAATTGAGCATTCCTGCACCAGATTCAAAAGATCTATATTTTCCTACAAAATATTCCCAGAGATTCAGTATTCAATGCAAAGCATGTTTTTGGAAACAGTACTGGTCTTATTGGAGAAACCCAGAATACAATGCCATCCGGTTCTTCATGACAATTGTCATAGGCCTTATATTCGGCTCGGTGTTTTGGCAAAAGGGTGGAAAGAT GAGCAAACAAGAAGACATTCTCGAGATACTTGGCGCTATATATGCTGCTGTTTTCTTCCTTGGGGCCACCAATGCCATCATTGTGCAGCCTATTGTGGCCGTTGAGAGGACTGTCTTTTACCGTGAAAGAGCAGCAGGGATGTACTCAGCCCTGGCCTATGCATTTGCTCAA GTGAGCATCGAGCTGATATACATACCACCACTGGGGCTTCTTTATAGCCTGCTACTTTTCCCAATGATTGGCTTTAGCTGGCGCGCCGACGCCTTCCTttggttcttcttcttcatcgtaATCTGCTTTGTTTACTTTGTTCTGTACGGCATGATGGTCATAGCACTCACACCCAACCACCATATTGCCAGTATCCTATCTAGTTTCTTTTACAACTTCTGGAACTTGTTCGCGGGCTTCGTGATAGCGCGACCG CTGATTCCTGTCTGGTGGAGGTGGTACTACTGGGGTGATCCCGTATCGTGGACGATTTATGGCATTGTGTCATCGCAACTGGGGACG
- the LOC135645918 gene encoding pleiotropic drug resistance protein 2-like isoform X1: protein MVSSSRRSWGKAFRDPKDVFRRSGGEEGEDEENLKWAALEKLPTYDRMRKGILRQVVEDGRVVCDEVDVHRLAPRDRKLLLDRLFKVAEEDNERFLERLRHRIDRVGLELPKIEVRYENLSVEADVSVGSRALPTLWNSTLNILEGIIGLLNLSPSKKRTIKILNDVSGILKPARMTLLLGPPASGKTTLLLALAGKLAKNLRQEFGKITYCGHELSEFVPQRTCAYISQLDLHNGEMTVRETLDFSGRCLGVGTRYEMLSELSRRERDAGIKPDPEIDVFMKATAMEGQKTSVATDYILKALGLDICADILVGDEMRRGISGGQKKRLTTGEMLAGPARALFMDEISTGLDSSTTFQIVKFIRQMVHVMDGTVLISLLQPAPETFELFDDIILLSEGQILYQGPRENVLEFFESVGFKCPKRKGITDFLQEVTSKKDQEQYWSNKNQYHYISVSEFVQLFKSFHVGKQLSEELSVPYDKSRAHPAALTTEKYGISNWELLKACLSREWLLMKRNSFIYAFKTFQITVLSFIAMTVFLRTKMPHETIPDGNKFYGALFYSLINVMFNGMAELSMTIYKLPVFYKQRDFLFYPPWAFGLSYWLLKIPLSLLDTGIWIFLTYYAIGFAPATGRFFSQFLVLLLVHQVALALFRFIAATGRTMVIANTFGTFSVLLVFVLGGFVMSKDDIKPWWKWGFWSSPLMYGQNAIAINEFLDPRWGAPNNDANIDAATVGTAILKSRGMFVNGYWYWVSIGALIGFVILFNILFILSLTFLNPIGSSQSMIVDEELESKKRKNSSGGDQRFELIESDRRSTAPDIPAAARRNSSESFNSSVCPARRGMVLPFQPLSLAFNHVNYYVDMPAEMKNQGIQEDRLQLLSDVSGAFRPGVLTALVGVSGAGKTTLMDVLAGRKTGGYISGSISISGYPKKQETFDRISGYCEQNDIHSPYVTVYESLVYSAWLRLDSEIDKKTQQMFVEEVMELVELDTLRDSLVGLPGVDGLSIEQRKRLTIAVELVANPSIIFMDEPTSGLDARTAAIVMRTVRNTVDTGRTVVCTIHQPSIDIFEAFDELLLMKTGGQIIYAGPLGRYSHKLIEYFEAIPGIPKITEGYNPATWMLEISSPSVESSVNLDFVEVYACSPLYQKNQELIKELSIPAPDSKDLYFPTKYSQRFSIQCKACFWKQYWSYWRNPEYNAIRFFMTIVIGLIFGSVFWQKGGKMSKQEDILEILGAIYAAVFFLGATNAIIVQPIVAVERTVFYRERAAGMYSALAYAFAQVSIELIYIPPLGLLYSLLLFPMIGFSWRADAFLWFFFFIVICFVYFVLYGMMVIALTPNHHIASILSSFFYNFWNLFAGFVIARPLIPVWWRWYYWGDPVSWTIYGIVSSQLGTKDDLVAIPGAGSLTVKQFLKDNLGFEHSFVGCVALAHLGFVLLFFLIFGYSIKYLNFQKK, encoded by the exons ATGGTCAGTAGCAGCCGACGGAGCTGGGGGAAAGCATTCCGGGACCCGAAGGACGTGTTCCGGCGGAGCGGGGGCGAGGAAGGGGAAGACGAGGAGAACCTCAAGTGGGCGGCGCTGGAGAAGTTGCCCACCTACGACCGCATGCGGAAGGGCATCCTCCGGCAGGTGGTGGAGGACGGCCGCGTCGTCTGCGACGAGGTCGACGTCCACCGGCTCGCCCCTCGGGACCGCAAGCTGCTGCTTGACCGCCTCTTCAAGGTGGCCGAGGAGGACAACGAGCGGTTCCTCGAGCGCCTCCGACACCGAATCGACCG GGTGGGGCTGGAACTTCCAAAGATCGAGGTCCGGTATGAGAATCTCTCGGTCGAGGCAGATGTTTCTGTGGGAAGCAGAGCACTTCCCACCTTGTGGAACTCCACTCTGAACATCTTAGAG GGAATTATTGGTCttctaaatctttctccatccaaGAAAAGGACCATAAAAATTCTGAATGATGTCAGCGGGATACTAAAACCAGCAAG GATGACATTGCTTCTTGGACCTCCAGCCTCGGGGAAAACAACACTCTTGCTTGCTCTGGCTGGGAAACTTGCTAAAAATCTGAGG CAGGAATTTGGTAAAATCACATATTGTGGCCATGAGCTTTCAGAATTTGTTCCCCAACGAACTTGTGCATACATTAGTCAGTTGGACCTTCACAATGGTGAGATGACAGTACGAGAAACCTTGGATTTCTCAGGACGGTGTTTGGGCGTGGGAACAAGGTATGAGATGTTGTCAGAATTGTCAAGACGAGAGAGGGATGCAGGAATTAAACCAGACCCCGAGATCGATGTGTTCATGAAGGCTACTGCAATGGAAGGGCAGAAAACCAGTGTAGCAACAGATTACATTCTCAAG GCACTTGGATTGGATATCTGTGCAGACATCCTTGTTGGTGATGAGATGAGAAGAGGCATTTCTGGGGGACAAAAGAAACGGTTGACAACTG GAGAGATGTTGGCTGGGCCTGCGAGAGCACTCTTCATGGATGAAATATCAACTGGACTCGACAGTTCTACCACCTTTCAAATAGTTAAATTTATTAGACAGATGGTTCATGTCATGGATGGGACGGTGCTGATTTCTCTTCTTCAACCTGCACCAGAGACATTTGAACTTTTTGATGACATTATTCTATTGTCTGAGGGACAAATACTCTATCAAGGTCCTCGAGAGAATGTCCTTGAGTTCTTTGAGTCCGTTGGTTTCAAGTGTCCCAAAAGAAAAGGAATCACAGACTTTCTTCAAGAGGTAACTTCAAAAAAGGATCAAGAACAGTACTGGTCTAACAAAAACCAATACCATTATATTTCGGTCTCCGAGTTTGTGCAGCTTTTCAAGTCCTTTCATGTTGGGAAACAGCTCTCAGAGGAGCTTAGTGTTCCTTATGATAAATCTAGAGCCCATCCTGCTGCACTGACCACAGAGAAATATGGCATTTCTAACTGGGAACTTCTCAAGGCATGTTTATCAAGGGAGTGGTTGCTAATGAAGCGCAACTCTTTCATCTATGCTTTTAAGACTTTCCAGATAACTGTACTTTCATTTATAGCCATGACCGTGTTTCTGAGAACAAAAATGCCCCACGAGACAATTCCTGATGGTAACAAGTTCTACGGTGCACTGTTTTACAGTTTGATAAACGTGATGTTTAATGGTATGGCAGAACTGTCAATGACTATTTACAAGCTCCCGGTGTTCTATAAACAGAGAGATTTCTTGTTTTACCCTCCTTGGGCTTTTGGCCTGTCATATTGGCTCCTCAAGATTCCCCTTTCTTTACTGGACACTGGAATATGGATTTTTCTTACTTATTATGCGATTGGTTTTGCTCCTGCTACAGGCCG GTTCTTCAGCCAGTTCCTGGTACTTCTCCTAGTACATCAAGTGGCCCTTGCTCTATTCCGCTTCATCGCTGCAACTGGAAGAACAATGGTTATAGCTAATACATTTGGAACGTTTTCTGTGCTTCTTGTTTTTGTTCTAGGAGGATTTGTCATGTCTAAAG ATGACATCAAACCATGGTGGAAATGGGGCTTCTGGAGTTCCCCATTGATGTATGGGCAAAATGCTATAGCCATTAATGAGTTCCTTGATCCAAGATGGGGCGCC CCAAACAATGATGCCAACATAGATGCAGCAACTGTAGGAACTGCTATTTTAAAATCTAGAGGAATGTTTGTCAATGGATATTGGTATTGGGTCTCTATTGGTGCCCTCATAGGCTTTGTTATTCTGTTCAATATATTGTTTATCCTTTCACTAACTTTCTTGAACC CTATTGGAAGTTCTCAAAGTATGATTGTTGATGAGGAACTGGAAAGtaagaaaagaaagaactcaTCAGGTGGAGATCAGAGGTTTGAATTGATAGAAAGTGACAGGAGGTCTACTGCACCTGATATACCCG CAGCAGCCAGGAGGAACAGCTCTGAGAGTTTTAATTCTTCAGTGTGTCCAGCTAGGAGGGGAATGGTTCTGCCTTTCCAGCCTCTCTCTCTTGCTTTCAATCATGTGAACTACTATGTTGACATGCCTGCT GAAATGAAGAACCAAGGAATCCAAGAAGATCGTCTCCAATTGCTATCTGATGTAAGTGGTGCATTTAGGCCAGGTGTGCTGACAGCACTAGTTGGAGTTAGCGGTGCAGGAAAGACTACATTGATGGATGTCCTGGCAGGGAGAAAAACTGGTGGTTATATTTCAGGGAGCATCAGCATTTCTGGTTATCCTAAAAAGCAAGAGACTTTTGATAGGATAAGTGGTTACTGTGAACAAAATGACATTCACTCACCATATGTGACTGTCTATGAATCACTCGTTTACTCTGCTTGGCTCCGTCTTGATTCAGAAATAGACAAGAAAACACAACAG ATGTTTGTGGAGGAGGTTATGGAGCTGGTAGAACTTGATACACTGAGAGATTCTTTGGTTGGCCTTCCGGGGGTTGATGGCTTATCAATAGAACAAAGAAAGCGACTCACGATTGCCGTTGAACTGGTTGCAAACCCATCCATCATCTTTATGGATGAGCCAACGTCAGGCCTTGATGCTAGAACTGCAGCGATAGTTATGCGAACAGTGAGAAATACAGTGGATACAGGCCGAACTGTTGTTTGCACAATCCACCAACCAAGCATAGATATTTTTGAAGCTTTTGATGAG CTACTTCTGATGAAGACAGGAGGTCAAATTATATATGCTGGACCCCTTGGTCGTTACTCTCACAAACTTATAGAATACTTTGAA GCGATTCCAGGGATACCCAAGATTACTGAAGGTTATAACCCTGCAACATGGATGCTGGAGATAAGCTCTCCTTCAGTTGAGTCTAGCGTGAATCTGGATTTTGTTGAAGTTTATGCTTGTTCCCCTCTTTATCA AAAAAATCAAGAACTTATCAAGGAATTGAGCATTCCTGCACCAGATTCAAAAGATCTATATTTTCCTACAAAATATTCCCAGAGATTCAGTATTCAATGCAAAGCATGTTTTTGGAAACAGTACTGGTCTTATTGGAGAAACCCAGAATACAATGCCATCCGGTTCTTCATGACAATTGTCATAGGCCTTATATTCGGCTCGGTGTTTTGGCAAAAGGGTGGAAAGAT GAGCAAACAAGAAGACATTCTCGAGATACTTGGCGCTATATATGCTGCTGTTTTCTTCCTTGGGGCCACCAATGCCATCATTGTGCAGCCTATTGTGGCCGTTGAGAGGACTGTCTTTTACCGTGAAAGAGCAGCAGGGATGTACTCAGCCCTGGCCTATGCATTTGCTCAA GTGAGCATCGAGCTGATATACATACCACCACTGGGGCTTCTTTATAGCCTGCTACTTTTCCCAATGATTGGCTTTAGCTGGCGCGCCGACGCCTTCCTttggttcttcttcttcatcgtaATCTGCTTTGTTTACTTTGTTCTGTACGGCATGATGGTCATAGCACTCACACCCAACCACCATATTGCCAGTATCCTATCTAGTTTCTTTTACAACTTCTGGAACTTGTTCGCGGGCTTCGTGATAGCGCGACCG CTGATTCCTGTCTGGTGGAGGTGGTACTACTGGGGTGATCCCGTATCGTGGACGATTTATGGCATTGTGTCATCGCAACTGGGGACG